In a genomic window of uncultured Flavobacterium sp.:
- a CDS encoding helix-turn-helix domain-containing protein, with translation MRKTEVPESVKIVGNNIREIIKEKKLKVRHIAHDADLDIEALRRYMLGKHIMGIDKLIRISKALDVEISELFRKI, from the coding sequence ATGAGAAAAACTGAGGTACCTGAATCTGTTAAGATTGTAGGAAATAATATAAGGGAAATTATAAAAGAAAAAAAACTTAAAGTAAGACATATTGCTCATGATGCAGATTTAGATATTGAAGCGTTAAGACGGTATATGTTAGGCAAACACATTATGGGAATTGACAAACTTATTCGAATAAGTAAAGCTTTGGATGTAGAAATTTCAGAATTATTTCGAAAAATATAA
- a CDS encoding porin family protein, producing the protein MKKMLLLAVLTVLGFTNVNAQKIHFGAKGGLNFANISGDNTKGIDVVTSFNFGILSEIPISDKFSFQPELMYSGQGYSFNDNTVALSYLNVPLMGKYYLTKGFSVEAGPQIGFLLAAKNEKVNVKESFNTVDFGVNFGLGYKLENGLNFGVRYNLGLTDINNVDNSSVKNKNGVFQVSVGYFFF; encoded by the coding sequence ATGAAAAAAATGCTATTACTAGCTGTTCTTACAGTTTTAGGTTTTACAAATGTTAATGCTCAAAAGATTCATTTTGGTGCCAAAGGAGGCTTAAACTTTGCAAACATCAGCGGAGATAATACGAAAGGTATTGATGTCGTGACGTCATTTAATTTTGGTATTTTATCAGAAATTCCCATTTCAGATAAATTTTCTTTTCAACCTGAATTAATGTATTCCGGTCAAGGATATAGTTTCAATGATAATACAGTTGCCTTAAGTTATTTGAACGTTCCTTTAATGGGAAAATATTATCTAACAAAAGGATTTAGCGTTGAAGCCGGACCACAAATAGGATTTTTACTTGCTGCCAAAAATGAAAAGGTAAACGTAAAAGAATCGTTTAATACTGTTGATTTTGGTGTTAATTTTGGTTTAGGTTACAAACTTGAAAACGGACTTAATTTTGGCGTAAGATATAATCTGGGATTAACTGATATTAATAATGTAGACAATTCTTCTGTTAAAAATAAAAACGGAGTATTTCAAGTCTCTGTTGGATATTTCTTTTTCTAA
- a CDS encoding helix-turn-helix transcriptional regulator — MIYTTLLNIAIFQGIVLGLIILKSSLFNSKSNKYLAGLLFALSIVLLNYVFELEDAFRSYPLLCFLDAIDWVFLLPVFTFLFIINRIDDSVKNRQKTSLYYIPFVFNSILNFTICLDTVGGIYKIPESFIFLINILRLIQLLMAVAIVMFLPFYSYFMIRHLKDPLEKKWVITLLTIMYLLLIVWLSTYLVGQFFHSDISFTMSVIALSATFVMHWTAYIGIYKYKLAKNKDAIYNFLNTDLTLSYSNLQTIENNIPEEYKEAITADNLYFQKLELLCKEQHIYTDSTLNREKVAEKLGISAGYVSLIVNTITGDNFANYINQYRVEAVKEMISNSEYENYNLLTMGLESGFTSKTTFYKAFKKVTGQTPNEYKNTSK; from the coding sequence TTGATTTATACCACACTTTTAAATATTGCGATTTTTCAGGGAATAGTCTTAGGCTTAATTATTTTAAAGTCTTCCTTATTCAATAGTAAATCAAATAAATATCTGGCAGGCTTATTATTTGCACTTTCAATAGTTTTACTAAATTATGTTTTTGAACTTGAAGATGCCTTTAGATCCTATCCCTTATTATGCTTTTTAGACGCTATCGATTGGGTATTTCTATTACCTGTTTTCACATTTCTGTTTATTATAAACCGCATTGATGATTCGGTAAAAAATAGACAAAAAACTTCTTTGTATTATATTCCATTTGTCTTTAACAGTATTCTTAATTTTACAATCTGTCTTGACACTGTAGGAGGAATTTATAAAATTCCTGAGTCCTTCATATTCCTAATCAATATACTTCGGCTGATTCAGCTTTTAATGGCCGTTGCCATCGTCATGTTTCTACCTTTTTACTCTTATTTTATGATAAGGCATTTAAAAGATCCTCTAGAGAAAAAATGGGTTATTACCTTATTAACTATCATGTATTTGCTATTAATTGTCTGGCTAAGTACTTATTTGGTTGGTCAGTTTTTTCATTCAGACATTTCTTTTACTATGAGTGTCATCGCTTTATCCGCAACATTCGTAATGCACTGGACAGCTTATATAGGCATTTACAAATACAAGCTTGCCAAGAACAAAGATGCTATCTATAATTTTCTAAATACAGATTTAACTCTTTCGTATAGCAATTTGCAAACTATAGAAAATAATATACCAGAAGAATATAAGGAAGCTATCACGGCAGATAATCTTTATTTTCAAAAACTGGAACTTCTTTGCAAAGAGCAGCACATTTATACAGACAGTACATTAAACCGAGAAAAAGTTGCCGAAAAATTAGGCATAAGCGCCGGATATGTTTCGCTAATTGTAAACACGATAACGGGAGACAACTTTGCCAATTATATCAATCAATATCGGGTTGAAGCTGTCAAGGAAATGATCTCAAATTCTGAATACGAAAATTATAATTTGTTGACAATGGGATTAGAATCCGGGTTTACTTCCAAAACAACTTTTTATAAAGCTTTTAAAAAAGTTACCGGTCAAACACCAAATGAATATAAAAACACCAGCAAATAA
- a CDS encoding DKNYY domain-containing protein yields MKTIILIFLSICSIANCQNKKANTAIRDYTLKIPKGYTKQKSLEPYLMCGTDDYTYVPDAENYAYGFYKKENQVYCQGKLTDINGDKFRSLWFNYYKNNDNVYYYTRELGLQRIPGIDAASTETFSSFIADKNYLYIKTFKVIERQDLKIVSDYISYKEAIPAKNTDNNSNSSYTYVNYYLLKNIKGYWIVKLSDVVSYNFLGKTYNHKWDVVYQKEKVEDEVQETVYNAAGIDVKPEFPGGISKFQDFVDKKFKVDEKDLSGKIYSTFIVEKNGSLSDIKILRDLGYGTGKELIRVLKLSPKWKPGLQNGQKVRCLYAIPYRINSSLDH; encoded by the coding sequence ATGAAAACAATAATTTTAATATTCTTAAGCATTTGTTCCATCGCAAATTGTCAAAACAAAAAAGCTAATACGGCAATTAGAGATTATACTTTAAAAATTCCGAAAGGTTACACTAAGCAAAAATCGTTAGAACCCTATTTGATGTGCGGTACTGATGATTACACCTATGTTCCAGATGCAGAGAATTATGCTTATGGATTTTATAAAAAAGAAAATCAGGTTTATTGCCAGGGGAAATTGACAGATATTAATGGTGATAAATTTCGTTCGCTTTGGTTTAATTATTACAAAAACAATGACAATGTATATTATTACACCAGAGAACTCGGGTTACAAAGAATTCCAGGCATCGATGCGGCTTCAACGGAAACTTTTAGTTCTTTTATAGCCGATAAAAACTATTTATACATTAAAACTTTTAAAGTAATTGAAAGACAAGATCTAAAAATTGTATCAGATTATATAAGTTATAAAGAAGCTATTCCGGCAAAAAACACTGATAATAATAGTAATAGCAGTTATACATACGTAAATTATTATCTGCTCAAAAACATTAAAGGATATTGGATTGTTAAACTTTCTGATGTGGTGTCTTATAATTTTTTAGGAAAAACATACAATCACAAATGGGATGTCGTTTATCAAAAAGAAAAAGTAGAAGATGAAGTACAAGAGACTGTATATAACGCTGCAGGTATAGATGTTAAACCAGAATTTCCAGGCGGAATAAGTAAGTTTCAGGATTTTGTAGATAAAAAATTCAAAGTAGACGAAAAAGATCTTAGCGGAAAAATTTACTCAACATTTATAGTTGAAAAAAACGGAAGTTTATCTGATATAAAAATCCTTAGAGATCTTGGATATGGAACCGGAAAAGAACTAATCAGAGTTTTAAAATTATCCCCAAAATGGAAACCCGGCCTTCAAAATGGACAAAAGGTAAGATGCCTTTATGCGATACCTTATAGAATAAATTCATCTCTGGATCACTAA
- a CDS encoding AraC family transcriptional regulator, translating into MKIKVYSPSNPLLKKYIECIYILTHTSEEKPAKYITFPSIFTIVSISEKSKTINKGDKLIIGQCDDNKIETNLVSNFNKPVYVQYEGKINEITIYFKPLAINSFLEHELNHYNSSNFSEFLPFKDYRKAMIEILSLQNDTEKIQALESYWLSKLIGFQHDFLETILSEIICEENAALTITELCKKNAISRTTLNKHFGRHICKTPSQFKKILRFRNAVNKYSSNKARNNLTDIAYCVDYFDQSHMIREFKSLTGFSPKSFFKKTTALEKKQIHWLFL; encoded by the coding sequence ATGAAAATAAAAGTTTATTCCCCTTCAAATCCTTTACTTAAAAAATACATAGAGTGTATTTATATACTCACACATACATCTGAAGAAAAACCCGCCAAATACATAACCTTTCCATCTATTTTTACTATTGTATCAATAAGCGAAAAATCAAAAACTATTAATAAAGGAGATAAATTAATAATTGGGCAATGCGATGACAATAAGATTGAAACAAATTTGGTATCTAATTTCAACAAGCCAGTCTACGTTCAATACGAAGGTAAAATAAACGAAATTACGATCTATTTTAAGCCGTTAGCTATTAATTCATTTTTGGAGCATGAATTAAATCATTACAACAGTTCAAACTTTTCTGAATTTTTACCTTTTAAAGATTATAGAAAAGCTATGATTGAAATTCTTTCGTTGCAAAATGATACCGAAAAAATTCAAGCTTTAGAAAGTTATTGGTTATCCAAATTAATAGGGTTTCAGCATGATTTCCTTGAAACTATTTTGTCTGAAATTATTTGTGAAGAAAATGCAGCTTTAACAATCACAGAACTATGCAAAAAAAATGCTATTTCACGTACAACATTAAACAAACACTTTGGCAGACACATCTGCAAAACACCTTCTCAATTCAAAAAGATACTAAGATTTAGAAATGCAGTTAATAAATACTCATCAAATAAAGCAAGAAACAACTTAACAGATATTGCATATTGTGTTGATTATTTTGACCAGTCCCATATGATAAGAGAATTCAAATCATTGACTGGGTTCTCTCCTAAGTCTTTTTTTAAAAAAACGACTGCGCTGGAAAAAAAACAAATTCACTGGTTGTTTTTATAG
- a CDS encoding serine hydrolase domain-containing protein, with protein MTTRQIYFITTIFFIALLQPIVVQSQNLESIVYPIRSQLKNLEKENNLSGVVLIAKNGKPIYREAFGFANLPDSIKNKPDTKFNLASINKMFTGMAIMQLVESGKISLQDKVGKYLLDYPNKTVADSVTIHQLLTHTSGMNSFWEEYDKVAKEKFKTVSDYLPLFVNKKLAFAPGSDFLYSNSGYMVLGLIIEKVSGQNYFDFVKEYIYKPAKMINTDAYELDNAIPNLATGYTMSLEEPGQWKNNIYSNLAKGTPAGGGYSTVDDLLSFANALQNNRLLSKENTAIYTSGRVKFRDGMYGYGFMEDTINGHRIIGHTGGHDGIADELMIYSDLGYTVVILTNGEVENYWEASNLIKKQLVGSTPSIDNFFYTKDIIKIVCNKGYEAGIKEIEQNLNKYSLRESLIERYGCKLLFEKKTKQAIDLFKLNNHLFPNSTYGYYYISEAYRFSGQKKQAIEYLKLYIEKEPEDNDAKIKYKLLMK; from the coding sequence ATGACAACCCGTCAAATATATTTTATTACCACTATCTTCTTCATAGCTCTTTTACAGCCTATCGTAGTCCAATCACAAAATTTAGAAAGTATAGTTTATCCGATAAGATCCCAATTAAAAAATCTTGAAAAAGAAAACAACTTAAGTGGAGTCGTTCTTATTGCAAAAAATGGAAAACCAATATATAGAGAAGCATTTGGTTTTGCTAATTTACCGGACAGTATTAAAAATAAACCGGACACGAAGTTCAACTTAGCTTCTATAAACAAGATGTTCACAGGAATGGCTATTATGCAATTGGTAGAATCTGGCAAAATTTCGCTTCAAGATAAAGTAGGCAAATATCTTTTGGATTACCCTAATAAAACTGTTGCCGACTCTGTAACAATTCATCAATTATTAACGCACACTTCAGGAATGAATAGTTTTTGGGAGGAATATGACAAAGTTGCAAAAGAAAAATTCAAAACAGTTTCTGATTATCTTCCATTATTTGTTAATAAAAAACTAGCCTTTGCTCCAGGTAGTGACTTCTTGTATAGCAATTCCGGATACATGGTTTTAGGATTAATCATTGAAAAGGTGTCGGGTCAAAATTATTTTGATTTCGTAAAAGAATATATCTATAAACCTGCAAAAATGATTAATACTGATGCTTACGAATTGGATAATGCTATTCCAAATTTAGCTACAGGCTATACAATGTCATTGGAAGAACCAGGGCAATGGAAAAATAATATCTACTCAAATTTAGCAAAAGGAACTCCTGCTGGCGGCGGTTATTCAACAGTTGACGATTTGTTGAGTTTCGCTAATGCTTTACAAAACAATCGTTTACTTAGCAAAGAAAATACGGCTATTTATACTTCTGGAAGGGTGAAATTTAGAGATGGAATGTATGGATATGGCTTTATGGAAGATACAATAAACGGACATCGGATCATTGGACATACTGGTGGGCATGATGGTATTGCTGATGAACTAATGATTTATTCGGATTTGGGCTATACTGTTGTTATTCTAACAAATGGAGAAGTCGAAAATTATTGGGAAGCGAGTAATCTAATTAAAAAACAATTAGTGGGTTCAACACCATCAATTGACAACTTTTTTTACACTAAAGATATAATTAAGATAGTATGTAATAAAGGTTATGAAGCTGGGATAAAGGAAATAGAACAAAATTTAAATAAATATTCATTAAGAGAAAGTCTTATCGAAAGATATGGTTGTAAGTTATTGTTCGAAAAAAAGACTAAGCAGGCAATAGATTTATTTAAGTTAAATAATCACCTTTTTCCAAACTCAACCTATGGCTATTATTATATAAGTGAGGCATATAGGTTTTCAGGTCAAAAAAAACAAGCCATTGAATATCTAAAGTTATACATTGAAAAAGAGCCAGAAGACAATGATGCTAAAATAAAATATAAATTGCTAATGAAATAA
- a CDS encoding DUF4269 domain-containing protein, with product MTDFTSIEYLKTGNQKQIHAFEVLSQNKVLINLAEFDPILVGTIPINIDIENSDLDIICYWKNKTDFITKLNILFGNENDFQIRETYIDNQETVIANFKINDFEIEVFGQNIPTKNQNGYKHMIIEYEILKAKDENFRLEIIKLKQNSYKTEPAFAYLLGLNGDPYSELLKYQI from the coding sequence ATGACCGACTTTACTTCTATCGAATATTTAAAAACCGGAAACCAAAAACAGATTCACGCGTTTGAGGTTTTGTCTCAAAATAAGGTTTTAATCAATTTAGCCGAATTCGATCCTATTTTGGTTGGCACAATTCCAATTAATATTGATATCGAAAATAGTGATCTCGACATTATCTGTTACTGGAAAAACAAAACTGATTTTATAACAAAACTGAATATTCTTTTTGGGAATGAAAATGATTTCCAAATTAGAGAAACATATATTGATAATCAGGAAACTGTTATTGCCAACTTTAAAATAAACGATTTTGAAATTGAAGTTTTTGGTCAGAACATTCCAACCAAAAATCAAAATGGTTACAAACACATGATTATCGAATATGAAATTCTGAAAGCAAAAGATGAAAACTTTAGATTAGAAATCATCAAACTCAAACAAAACAGCTACAAAACCGAACCTGCTTTTGCTTATTTATTAGGTTTAAATGGAGATCCTTATTCGGAATTATTAAAATATCAAATTTAA